DNA sequence from the Arthrobacter crystallopoietes genome:
GCTATGTCTGCGAGCTGTTGCCGGAGCTGCCCGCCCGTGCCGCCGGGGACGGTCTCAGCCGGCTGCCGGCCTCGACGGCCGTCGCAGCCCAGGTGGCGCACCAGCTCGCCGAGGTTCCCGCCGCGGTCCGGGCACTGATCGAGGCGACGGCGATCATCGGCCAGTCCGGCGACCTATTCGACATCGCCGCAATCGCAGGGGTTTCCGATCCCCTGGCCGTCATGGACGCCGCCGTGGCGACAGGCTTGTTGCGGACCGAGTTCTCCGACAATGCGCACCTGCTCGATTTCCGGCTGCCGCTCTTCCGGGCCGCGGTCTATGACCAGCTGTCCGGACTGCGGCGAGCCGAACTGCACCGCCAGGCGGCCGAGGTCCTGCCTGACGAGGCCCTGCATCTGTGGCATCTTGCGCGGTCCGCTCCGGCCGCCGACGACAAGCTGGCGGACAAACTGGATGAATTCGCTTCCACCCAGGCCTCCACCGGGGCATGGGCGGCTGCCGCCGACGCGCTCCTGGAGGCCAGCAGGCTCAGCACCCAGGCGCGCAATAGGCAGGGCAGGCTGGTGCGGGCGGCCGATGCGCTGGTCGGTGCCGGACGCCTGGTCCGGGCCATCCGCCTGCTTCCGGCGCTTGAGAGCATGCCCGCTACGGCCGAGCGCGACGGTGTGCTGGGCTACCTCGCCATCTGCCGGGGCCGGGAGGCCGAGGCGCAGTTCCATCTGGACAATGCTTGGAAGCGCCGGCCGCCCGAGGACCGTGCGATCGGCGCCCAAATCGCCCAGCGCCAGGTCATTCATGCCTTGGCACGATGGCGGGGCGCCGACATTATCGAGTGGGCCACCCGTGCCGTCGACTTGGCGGCCCCCGGCAGCCCAACCGCCATCGAGACGGAGGCGATCATCGGTCTGGGGCTGGCGGCCTCGGGCCAGCCCGACGCCGCCCAACGGCACTATGAGCATGTGCTCGCCGATGCCCCTCCAGGTGCCCACAGCCAGCGGGTCCTGCTGGGCAGCGGCTGGGCCCGGCTCGCCCTGGACGATCCGGAAACCGCCCGCATGCAGCTGGAGGCCGCTGTCCCCACGGAGTACCGTTCCGGCTCGCTGCGCATCTCGCTGTGGGCCAGCGCCTGGCTGGCGCGCACGCACTTCACGCTGGGTGACTGGGACGCCGCCCTCGCCACGGTCGGCGCGGCCACGGCGAAACTGGAGCGGGCACAGCTGGATCTGTTGCGGCCGCTGCTCCATTGGACCGGTGCCCAGATCCATGCCCTGCGCGGCAACCCGGACCAGGCCAGGGAGCATCTCCGGCTCGGGTCCGCCTCGGCGGAAAACTACGAAAGCATGCTGAGCCCGGCACTGCTGGCGCAGGCCCAGCTGCTGGAAGCCGGAACGGATTACCAGGGGGTTGTCCGGGTGCTCGCGCCGCTGGCGCAGACGCACACCGCGCGGCGGTCCGAACCGTTCTTCTGGATCTGGCAGGATACCTATGCCAACGCCCTGGTCCTGCTCGACCGGCTGGACGAAGCCTCGGCGTTCCTTGCGCCGTACGAGAGCCTGGCCGCGGAGCGCCGGCACCGCACGTCGCTGTCCCAGCTGAGAGCGGTGCGCGGCCGCATCCACGCAGCGCGCGGCGACCTCGACGCCATGCGCCGCTCGTTCGAAGGGGCGCTGGGGCAGCTGGCTCCGCTGTCCGCCCCTTATCACCGTGCCCGTGTGCAGTACTCCTATGGCCAGAGCCTGCGGCGCGCGGGCAAACGGCGCGAATCCGCGGAGCAGCTTGCCGCAGCCCGCCAGGCCTTCGCCTTGCTGGGTGCGCAGGCCTATGTAGCTCGCTGCGACCGTGAACTGGCTGCCAGCGGCGTGGACGTGCAGCGCCGCGAAGACTCGGATGCCAGTTCGTTGACGGCGCAGGAACACGCCGTCGCCCTGCTGGTCGCGCAGGGCAGGAGCAACCGCGAGGCGGCGCAGGAGCTGATCGTCTCGGTCAAGACGGTGGAGTACCACCTGACCCGGATCTATGGGAAGCTCCAGATCCGTTCCCGCACCGAGCTGGCGGCGCGGTACCGGCCGGAAGGCCAACGCCCCTAGCTGCGGCAAAGGCAACGCCCCTGACTCCTGCGGGGAGCCAGGGGCGTCGGTCTGCCGGTGGCAGCGGCCGTGCTACTTGATCGAGGACGGGTGCTTCGCCAGCGGGATCACGTCAATGTCCATGTACGGGAACAGCGGCAGCCCGGAGAGCAGTTCGTGCAGCTCGTCGTTGCTTTCGACGTCGAACACTGAGTAGTTGGCGTACTCGCCGACAACGCGCCAGATGCTCGCCCAGCGGCCATCCTGCTGGAGCTTCTGCGAGTAAGCCTTCTCGGTGGCCTTGATCGAGGCAGCTTCCTCGGCGGGCATGTCGACGGGAATATTGACGTCCATTCGGACCAGAAACAGCATGTGATTCCTTCGGTTTGGGGAACGGCTTTGGTTACTTGTTGTCCTGGCGGTATTGCGCCAGCTTGGCTTCATCAATGGCGGCCCCCACACCGGGGACCTGGCGGACGCTGATCTTGCCGTCCTTGATCACGAGCGGCTCGGCCAGCAGGTCATCGCTCATGTCCAGGAAGTTGGACAGCTCGCCGGCGCGGCGGGAAGTGGCTTCGTGTGCGGCACCGAAGGTCACGGTGGCAACGGTGCCGATCTGGGTATCGATCTGGTTACCCATAACGACGTCGACGCCGAGTCCGGTGCACAGGCCCAGGATCTGCTGCGCCTCGGTGAAACCGCTGCGGGCGGTCTTGATGCTGATCGCGTTGCAGCCGCCGGAGAGCAGCTCGCGGGAAACATCGCCCGCCGTCGGAACGCTTTCATCCCCCACCACGGGAATCGGGGACTTGTCCACCAGCCGGCGCCGGCTCATGGCTTCCTTGGCGTCGCACGGTTCCTCGAGCAGCGAGAGTCCCAGGCCGTCCGTCTGGCGCAGCACTTCCATCGCCTCGTTGGCGGTCCAGCCGCGGTTGGCGTCCAGGTACAGCTCGGTGTCCTGGCCCAGCCCCTCGCGCAGGACATGGCAGGCCTCAATGTCCAGCGCGAGCGGACGCCGCCCTACCTTGAGCTTGAAGGTGTTGATGCCGTAGTCGCTGCGGAAGCGCAGGGCCTCGTCGAGCAGCTTCTGCGCGGGCTGGAAGCCGAGCATGTGGGAGACGTCCATGGCGTCGGTGTAGCCGCCCAGCAGGGAACTCACCGGGGCGTTGGCCGCCTGGCCGATGATGTCCCAGAGCGCGATGTCCAGCCCGCCCTTGGCGGTCTGGTTGTGGATGGTCCGCGACAGGATGGCGTGGATCTTCTGCCGGTCCATCGGATCAAGACCGACGACGGCGGGTGCGAAGATTTTCGTGACCACCGAAACGATGGAGTCCTGTGTCTCGCCGTAGGTGTAGGGCCGCGGCGGGGTGTCGGCGGTGCCGACGATGCCTTCATCGGTGTGGACCCGGATCAGCACGTGGTCTGCCTCGGTGACCTGACCGCTGGCAAACTTCAGCGGTTTCGCGTACGGGATGGAATAGGGAATTGCCTCGATGCGCTCGATTTTCACGGGTCAACGTTCCTTTATGGGCTGGGTGACGGATTGCAGTAGTTCGGTGAAGCGGGCGACCAGCGGCCGGGTATCCGCGCCGCGCCAAGCCATGGCCAGGTCGACGACGGGTGCGTCCTTAAGCTCTCGGAAGACGGTGCCGCGGATGGAGAGGGTGCGTGTGGTGGTGGGAATCAGCGCCACACCGGTGCCGGCCGCAACGAAGGAAAGCAGGGTGGACGTTTCGCGGGCTTCTTGTACAACGTTCGGGTAGAAGCCGGCTTTGCGGCAGGCATCGATGAAGGCCTCGTTGACGGCGGAATTCGCCGGGTAGCTGATGAACTGCTCCCCCGCGAGCTGCTCGAGCGACACTGTTTCGAAGGCGACCAGCGGAGAATCATCCGGCAGCGCCACCACCAGCTCGTCGTGTTCGAGGAACTTCAGCTCCAAGCCCGCGGAGCGGACCGGTGGGCGCAGAATCGCCACGTCAAGGGTGTGGTCTTCCAATCCGTCCACCATCTGCGGCGTCAGCATCTCGCCGCGGACCTTGAGCTGGACCCCGGGCAGCTTGTCCTTGGCTTCGCGGACGATCTGCGGCATTAAGCGGTAAGTCGCGGAACCGGCAAAGCCGATCCGCAGGATGCCCTGCACACCGGTGCCGACCTGCGTGACATCGGATTCCAGCGTTTCCAGGTCTTCCAGGATCCGCCGACCGCGCTCCAAAAGCATTTCACCGGCCGGCGTGAGCTCGACTTTGCGCGTAGTGCGGGTGAAAAGAAGCGTGCCCAATTGCTCTTCGAGCTGCTTGATCTGCTGGGAGAGCGGCGGCTGAGCCATGCGCAGACGATCGGCCGCGCGGCCGAAGTGCCGTTCCTCGGCCACGGCAATAAAGTAACGTAGGTGCCGGGTTTCCACTACGCACCTCCGTTTCGTCGCGCCTTGATAAATACCACTGCAACCAGATTAGGACGCGCTCATTACTAATGAGAAATACATATTAGGGCCCAATTGATATTGGGAACATCCTAAACACGCTGGGTTAGCCCATCTGCCCCAAACCGCTGCCTGCGCCCGCGCGCATCTTGAACCTGCATGGACCGCAAATCCCCCTTCTCCCCCGCGCGAAGCCGTGCAAGAGTGGCCGTATGGGAGAAATGGTCGAGATCGGCACCGGCGAGAACGCCCTTCCGGTCTACCAGAGCAGTCCGGGCCCGGGTCTCAAAGGCGGACTCATCGTCATCCACGAAGTGTGGGGCCTGAATGACCATGTTAAGGACGTAGCCGACCGCTTCGCCACCCAAGGTTACTTCGCTATCGCCCCGGATCTGCTCTCGAGTACTGGCCTGGACGTCGACGTGGCCGCCCAACTGGGCGAGGCAATGGCACATCCGGAAAAGCGCAGCGCCACGCAACCCCGGATGCGCCCTTTCCTGGCCCCGCTGCGATCGAAGAAGACAGCCGCGGGTATCACCGCCAACGCGAAGCGCTGCTTCGATCATCTGAAAGGCAACGGCGGCGTTGCCGGACGCATCGCCGTGACAGGTTTCAGCTTTGGCGGCACCTATGCCTGGTCGCTGGCGGTCCACGAACCGGAGCTGAAGGCCGCAGTACCCTTTTATGGCCACGCGGACTTCACCGTGGACGAGTTTCGCAACATCGGCTGCCCGGTGCTTGCCTTCTACGGCGAGCGCGATACCCGGCTGATCGAAAAACTGCCCGGGGTCGAGGCCGGCCTGCAGGAAGCCGGAATCAACTTCCGGCCGGTCGTCTACCCAAATGCCGGCCACGCCTTCTTTAATGAACGCAACCCGAAGGCCTATAACGAAGCCGCCGCCACCGATGCCTGGAACCGCTCCCTGGCCTTCCTCGACCGGCATCTGAACTGATTCCGCCACGGAACCGAGCCCTTAGCCGCCGCAGGGAACGGCGACAAATCATCCGGGCCAAGGCACCATGGGTATATGTGGATCGGCTGGATTGAATTGGACCTGCTTCTGGGAGATGTCCATTCCCTGAAGGAGAAACGCTCTGTTGTCCGGCCGGTCATTGCCGAGGTTCGCAAACGCTTCGACGTTTCCATCGCCGAAGTCGACCATCACAACCTGCACCGGCGCGCCGCGCTCGGCGTCGGACTGGTCGGGGCGGACCGCGCCCACATCGTCGAAGTGCTCGATGCCGCGGAGAATTACGTGGCCTACCGTCCCGGGGTGGACCTGCTCAGCGCCCGCCGGCAGATCCTCTCCGGCGACGACTGACTTCTTGCAGGCGTCCTCCATCGGGCTGTCTCTCCGATACGGTTGACTTCGAGACCCACGCCACCGTCATGGAGGAAACTGTGACCATGCCCGCAGCCAAAGATTACGAGACGGTCGAAGACCGGATCCGCCACCTCTACTCCTTCGATAAGTCCTCGCAGCACCTGGGCATCGAGGTGGAGGAAGCCGAAGCCGGCCGCGTGGTCATGTCCATGGCGGTACAGGACAGCATGCTCAACGGCCACGGCATCCTGCATGGCGGCTATCTGTTTACCCTGGGCGACACTGTTTTCGCGTTCGTCTGCGAATCCCTCGGACACCCCTCCGTTTCCCGTCAGGCGGAAATCACCTACATCGCACCCGGAGCGGCCGGCTCCAAATTGGTCGCCACCGGCGTCGAACGCACCCGCTACGGCCGCAACAACATCGTGGACATCACGATCGAGGACCAAGACGCGCAGCATTTGGCCGAACTGCGGGTCTTCGGGGTCCACGTACCCAAGAAGTAGTCCGCGAAAGAGCCTGTCCGTCTACCCGTGAAGGAAACCACCATGGCCACTGTGCCCGAGATCGAACTGAACAACTCCGTCTCCATCCCCCAGCTCGGCTTCGGCGTCTTCCAGGTGCCGCCAGCCGAAACCCAGCGCGCCGTCGAAGCAGCGCTTGAAGCAGGCTACCGCCATATCGATACGGCGGCGGCCTACCGCAACGAGTCCGGTGTCGGCGCCGCCCT
Encoded proteins:
- a CDS encoding helix-turn-helix transcriptional regulator — translated: MVYRNYDSLFVGRLQELSVLGELLQDVKQGRSRTAVLFGPGGIGKSAVLEKFLAGHPELRVLRSGGLPWVESAPRSGLSRLALGSDPADLLDLLREDGPVAVVLEDIQWVDADSVHELLQLAEDPASGPLLVLLTLDSTAAIDRATARHLSGHRITRLLLEPLSPGEIRELHEHLTGRELSGPAAQQIRRHTGGLPGYVCELLPELPARAAGDGLSRLPASTAVAAQVAHQLAEVPAAVRALIEATAIIGQSGDLFDIAAIAGVSDPLAVMDAAVATGLLRTEFSDNAHLLDFRLPLFRAAVYDQLSGLRRAELHRQAAEVLPDEALHLWHLARSAPAADDKLADKLDEFASTQASTGAWAAAADALLEASRLSTQARNRQGRLVRAADALVGAGRLVRAIRLLPALESMPATAERDGVLGYLAICRGREAEAQFHLDNAWKRRPPEDRAIGAQIAQRQVIHALARWRGADIIEWATRAVDLAAPGSPTAIETEAIIGLGLAASGQPDAAQRHYEHVLADAPPGAHSQRVLLGSGWARLALDDPETARMQLEAAVPTEYRSGSLRISLWASAWLARTHFTLGDWDAALATVGAATAKLERAQLDLLRPLLHWTGAQIHALRGNPDQAREHLRLGSASAENYESMLSPALLAQAQLLEAGTDYQGVVRVLAPLAQTHTARRSEPFFWIWQDTYANALVLLDRLDEASAFLAPYESLAAERRHRTSLSQLRAVRGRIHAARGDLDAMRRSFEGALGQLAPLSAPYHRARVQYSYGQSLRRAGKRRESAEQLAAARQAFALLGAQAYVARCDRELAASGVDVQRREDSDASSLTAQEHAVALLVAQGRSNREAAQELIVSVKTVEYHLTRIYGKLQIRSRTELAARYRPEGQRP
- the catC gene encoding muconolactone Delta-isomerase, which encodes MLFLVRMDVNIPVDMPAEEAASIKATEKAYSQKLQQDGRWASIWRVVGEYANYSVFDVESNDELHELLSGLPLFPYMDIDVIPLAKHPSSIK
- a CDS encoding enolase C-terminal domain-like protein; translated protein: MKIERIEAIPYSIPYAKPLKFASGQVTEADHVLIRVHTDEGIVGTADTPPRPYTYGETQDSIVSVVTKIFAPAVVGLDPMDRQKIHAILSRTIHNQTAKGGLDIALWDIIGQAANAPVSSLLGGYTDAMDVSHMLGFQPAQKLLDEALRFRSDYGINTFKLKVGRRPLALDIEACHVLREGLGQDTELYLDANRGWTANEAMEVLRQTDGLGLSLLEEPCDAKEAMSRRRLVDKSPIPVVGDESVPTAGDVSRELLSGGCNAISIKTARSGFTEAQQILGLCTGLGVDVVMGNQIDTQIGTVATVTFGAAHEATSRRAGELSNFLDMSDDLLAEPLVIKDGKISVRQVPGVGAAIDEAKLAQYRQDNK
- a CDS encoding LysR substrate-binding domain-containing protein codes for the protein METRHLRYFIAVAEERHFGRAADRLRMAQPPLSQQIKQLEEQLGTLLFTRTTRKVELTPAGEMLLERGRRILEDLETLESDVTQVGTGVQGILRIGFAGSATYRLMPQIVREAKDKLPGVQLKVRGEMLTPQMVDGLEDHTLDVAILRPPVRSAGLELKFLEHDELVVALPDDSPLVAFETVSLEQLAGEQFISYPANSAVNEAFIDACRKAGFYPNVVQEARETSTLLSFVAAGTGVALIPTTTRTLSIRGTVFRELKDAPVVDLAMAWRGADTRPLVARFTELLQSVTQPIKER
- a CDS encoding dienelactone hydrolase family protein translates to MGEMVEIGTGENALPVYQSSPGPGLKGGLIVIHEVWGLNDHVKDVADRFATQGYFAIAPDLLSSTGLDVDVAAQLGEAMAHPEKRSATQPRMRPFLAPLRSKKTAAGITANAKRCFDHLKGNGGVAGRIAVTGFSFGGTYAWSLAVHEPELKAAVPFYGHADFTVDEFRNIGCPVLAFYGERDTRLIEKLPGVEAGLQEAGINFRPVVYPNAGHAFFNERNPKAYNEAAATDAWNRSLAFLDRHLN
- a CDS encoding DUF503 domain-containing protein, whose protein sequence is MWIGWIELDLLLGDVHSLKEKRSVVRPVIAEVRKRFDVSIAEVDHHNLHRRAALGVGLVGADRAHIVEVLDAAENYVAYRPGVDLLSARRQILSGDD
- a CDS encoding hotdog fold thioesterase — its product is MPAAKDYETVEDRIRHLYSFDKSSQHLGIEVEEAEAGRVVMSMAVQDSMLNGHGILHGGYLFTLGDTVFAFVCESLGHPSVSRQAEITYIAPGAAGSKLVATGVERTRYGRNNIVDITIEDQDAQHLAELRVFGVHVPKK